One part of the Nostoc sp. PCC 7120 = FACHB-418 genome encodes these proteins:
- a CDS encoding trifunctional serine/threonine-protein kinase/ATP-binding protein/sensor histidine kinase — translation MLRLVGYQNLTQIYAGTRTLVYRGIREEDQKPIVIKMLRYEYPSFSELVQFRNQYTITKNLHISGIIKTYSLENYENSYALVMEDFGGVSLKDWSIQNSEISLDEFFHIAIQIVTILDGLYRSRVIHKDIKPSNILINPITKEIRLIDFGIASLLPRETQTLTSPNVLEGTLAYLSPEQTGRMNRGIDYRSDFYSLGVTFFELLTGQLPFYCDDPMKLLHCHIAKRPPQVHDINSTIPLAVSNIAFKLMAKNAEDRYQSALGLKHDLETCWKQWQTQGEISVFELGSRDICDRFIIPEKLYGRQAEVQQLLAAFERVSQGNREMILVAGFSGIGKTAIVNEIHKPIVKQSGYFIKGKYDQFQRNIPLSAIVQSFQDLMGQLLSEANTQIQDWKTQILAALGEQGQVIIDVIPELQSIIGQQRQVTELEPSAAQNRFSTLFLKFIQVFTTKEHPLVIFLDDLQWADSASLKLIQLLMSQIDNHYLLLIGAYRDNEVSSGHPLILTLQDIQKHAENIETITLKPLNTLDLNYLVADTLKCTTEVALPLTQLVYQKTQGNPFFSNQFLKYLYNENLISFNFEKGFWECNIAQVKTLSLTDDVVDFMSLQLQKLPEVTQNVLKLAACINNHFNLSVLANIYEKSLPETAAALWTALREGLIIPTNKVYRFFQEDLSLDDSQKLNNNIEPITVEYKFLHDRVQQAAYTLIPENDKNFTHLKIGQLMLVNSTPEIREEKIFEIVNQFNIGVDLITAAPARHELAQLNLQAGTKAKSATAYGAAVEYINSGIELLTASCWEDQYELTLSLYLEAVEVAYLSTEFHRMEILAETVLENAKALLDKVKIYSIKIQACIAQNQLLLGIETALPVLQMLGVNLPPKPTQTDIVKSLQAANSVLMGNKTSDLINLPKMDNPEKLAALSILSSMFGAAYNGYPAMFPPLICEEIILSVKYGNAPVSAFAYASYGAILLTFMGDIDAGYEFGNLALNLVSKLDAKEIKAKTFCVVNCLIKHWKKPLKSTFPLFIEGYHSGWETGDLEWSAWCAFSYTLYLYLSGTELYSLEQEMSSYAQAIAQFKQKTSLNYLNIYYQSVYCLLGDTENQLQIKGHIYDEEVMLPIHQQASDRPAIYHLYINKLILCYLFCDYEQAIKHAEIAEQYLDGVLGIYVVVLLPFYDSLARLALYPHTTVDIQQEILHKVSENQAKIKQWADYAPMNHQHKFYLVAAEQNRVLGKYLEAMNYYDLAIAEAKENKYLQEEALASELAAKFYWESGKEKIAQVYFTDAYYAYTRWGAIAKVKDLEQRYPQMFALLSRRSNLIFNPNDTIVKNDSTSSHIHQTQQNTHYYSTTISNVLDLSSVIKASQTLASEIKLEKLLSTLMELVIENAGAKKCVLVLLKNERLLIEAIAKINQVPISTILVSIPIAESDEIPISLINYVSHTSQTLVIDDATTEDLFISDPYIQQKEPKSLLCTPIIKQGKLMGILYLENHLTTGAFTSDRLQVINLLMAQAAISLENAQLYGQLAEYSQNLELKVEQRTQELKEKANQLESALQKLSSTQSQLVQAEKMSSLGQLVAGIAHEINNPVSFIYGNLTYTSEYVNSLLELINLYQKLYSQPLPEIQQKISDMELDFITEDLPKMLKSMRFGAERIEEIVSSLRMFARLDEAGIKRVDIHSGIDSTLLILQHRLKFKQNRQSLPIAVKQNYGNIPQIYCYASELNQVFISILSNAIDALQEDVSNQPGREKQPTITISTEVKNAESILIRIADNGPGMSNAVLGKIFDPFFTTKPVGSGTGLGLSISYAIVVEKHGGQLLCSSSPGMGTEFTIEIPIQTFDTAISRETTNTNAKLRKCESA, via the coding sequence ATGCTTAGGTTAGTTGGCTATCAAAATTTGACGCAAATTTATGCTGGAACAAGAACTCTAGTTTATCGAGGTATTAGAGAAGAAGATCAAAAGCCAATAGTTATTAAAATGTTGCGGTATGAATATCCTAGCTTTAGTGAATTAGTACAATTCCGTAATCAATATACCATTACTAAGAATCTCCATATTTCTGGAATTATTAAAACTTATAGTCTAGAAAATTATGAAAATAGTTATGCTCTAGTAATGGAAGATTTTGGAGGAGTTTCTCTCAAAGATTGGTCAATTCAGAATAGTGAAATATCTTTAGATGAGTTTTTTCATATAGCTATTCAAATTGTCACCATCTTAGATGGACTGTATCGGAGTCGGGTGATTCACAAAGACATTAAACCCAGCAACATCCTCATTAATCCCATAACTAAAGAAATTAGATTAATTGACTTTGGAATTGCATCCCTTCTTCCCAGAGAAACCCAAACTCTGACTAGTCCCAATGTTTTGGAAGGAACCCTGGCTTACCTTTCACCAGAACAAACGGGACGCATGAACCGGGGAATTGACTATCGCAGCGATTTTTATTCTCTTGGGGTGACTTTCTTTGAACTCCTCACAGGACAGTTACCTTTTTACTGTGATGACCCCATGAAATTACTCCATTGTCATATTGCCAAACGTCCGCCACAAGTCCACGACATTAATTCTACTATTCCTTTAGCTGTGTCTAACATTGCCTTCAAGCTGATGGCTAAAAATGCTGAAGACAGATACCAAAGCGCTTTGGGGTTAAAACATGATTTGGAAACTTGCTGGAAACAATGGCAAACCCAAGGAGAAATTAGCGTTTTTGAATTGGGGAGTAGGGATATTTGCGATCGCTTCATTATCCCAGAAAAACTGTATGGTCGCCAAGCAGAAGTCCAACAATTACTCGCCGCCTTTGAGAGAGTATCCCAAGGAAATAGGGAAATGATATTAGTTGCGGGTTTCTCTGGTATCGGGAAAACCGCAATTGTTAACGAAATCCACAAACCAATTGTGAAACAAAGTGGGTATTTCATTAAGGGTAAATATGACCAATTCCAACGGAATATACCTTTATCTGCCATTGTCCAATCATTTCAGGATTTGATGGGACAATTATTGAGTGAAGCCAATACTCAAATTCAAGACTGGAAAACACAGATTTTAGCCGCATTGGGAGAACAAGGTCAGGTAATTATCGATGTTATCCCCGAACTCCAATCAATCATCGGTCAGCAACGTCAAGTTACAGAACTTGAACCTAGTGCAGCACAAAATCGCTTTAGTACACTCTTCTTGAAGTTTATTCAAGTTTTCACAACTAAGGAACATCCTCTAGTCATTTTTCTCGATGATTTACAATGGGCTGACTCCGCATCATTAAAGTTAATTCAGTTATTGATGAGCCAAATAGATAATCATTATCTACTACTGATAGGAGCCTATCGTGATAACGAAGTCTCTTCAGGACATCCACTAATCTTAACCCTACAAGATATCCAAAAACACGCAGAAAATATCGAGACTATTACTCTAAAACCTCTAAATACTTTAGATTTAAACTATCTTGTTGCTGACACTCTCAAATGCACTACAGAAGTGGCTTTACCATTAACACAATTAGTATATCAGAAAACACAAGGCAATCCTTTTTTTAGTAATCAGTTTCTGAAATATTTATATAATGAAAATTTAATTAGCTTTAATTTTGAAAAAGGTTTTTGGGAATGCAATATAGCCCAAGTTAAGACATTATCTCTAACAGATGATGTTGTTGATTTTATGTCATTACAACTGCAAAAGTTACCTGAAGTAACACAGAATGTTTTGAAATTAGCTGCTTGCATTAATAATCATTTTAATTTATCTGTCCTGGCAAATATTTATGAAAAGTCTCTTCCAGAAACAGCAGCAGCTTTATGGACGGCTTTAAGAGAGGGGTTAATAATTCCAACAAACAAGGTTTATAGATTCTTTCAAGAAGATTTATCCCTTGATGATTCTCAGAAATTAAATAATAATATTGAACCTATCACAGTTGAATATAAGTTTCTCCATGACCGTGTTCAACAAGCTGCATATACTTTAATTCCTGAAAATGACAAAAATTTTACCCACCTGAAAATTGGGCAGTTGATGTTAGTTAATAGCACCCCGGAAATCAGAGAAGAAAAGATTTTTGAAATAGTCAATCAATTTAATATTGGAGTAGATTTAATTACAGCAGCGCCAGCACGTCATGAATTAGCACAACTAAATTTACAGGCTGGAACTAAAGCTAAAAGTGCTACTGCTTACGGTGCAGCAGTGGAATATATAAATTCAGGCATAGAATTACTAACAGCTAGTTGCTGGGAAGATCAATATGAATTGACATTATCACTATATTTAGAAGCAGTGGAAGTAGCCTATCTCAGTACAGAATTTCATAGGATGGAAATCCTAGCTGAAACTGTGCTTGAAAACGCTAAAGCATTACTAGATAAAGTCAAGATATATAGCATTAAAATTCAAGCCTGTATTGCCCAAAATCAACTGTTACTAGGTATTGAAACTGCTTTGCCAGTCTTGCAAATGCTAGGTGTAAATTTACCTCCTAAACCTACACAAACAGACATTGTCAAGTCACTCCAAGCTGCAAATTCAGTACTAATGGGTAATAAAACTTCAGATTTAATTAATTTACCCAAAATGGATAATCCTGAAAAATTAGCAGCATTATCTATTCTTTCTAGTATGTTTGGTGCTGCTTATAATGGCTATCCAGCAATGTTTCCTCCATTGATTTGTGAGGAAATAATATTATCAGTTAAGTATGGTAATGCACCTGTTTCAGCCTTTGCTTACGCTAGTTATGGCGCAATTTTACTCACATTCATGGGAGATATTGATGCTGGCTACGAATTTGGCAACTTGGCTTTAAATTTGGTATCTAAGTTAGATGCTAAGGAAATAAAAGCAAAAACTTTTTGTGTAGTTAATTGTTTGATAAAACATTGGAAAAAACCTCTCAAGTCTACATTTCCACTATTTATTGAAGGGTATCATAGTGGTTGGGAAACTGGAGACTTGGAATGGTCGGCTTGGTGTGCTTTTTCCTATACTCTTTATTTATATTTATCTGGAACAGAACTATATAGCCTAGAACAAGAAATGTCTAGCTATGCTCAGGCGATCGCTCAATTTAAGCAAAAGACATCCCTCAATTATCTTAACATCTATTACCAGTCTGTTTACTGCTTGCTTGGTGATACAGAAAACCAGCTACAAATTAAGGGACATATATATGATGAAGAAGTGATGTTACCAATACATCAACAGGCAAGTGATCGCCCAGCTATTTATCATTTATATATCAACAAACTGATTCTTTGTTACTTGTTTTGTGACTATGAACAGGCAATTAAACACGCAGAAATTGCTGAACAGTATTTAGATGGTGTTCTGGGAATATATGTTGTTGTACTTTTACCATTTTATGATTCCCTGGCTCGTTTAGCATTATATCCCCATACAACAGTTGATATTCAACAGGAGATTCTGCATAAGGTTAGTGAGAATCAAGCTAAAATCAAACAATGGGCAGATTATGCCCCAATGAATCATCAGCATAAATTTTATTTGGTAGCAGCCGAGCAAAATCGTGTTCTTGGTAAATATTTAGAGGCGATGAATTATTATGATCTCGCTATTGCCGAGGCTAAAGAAAACAAATATTTACAAGAAGAAGCTTTAGCCAGTGAATTAGCAGCAAAATTTTACTGGGAATCAGGTAAAGAGAAAATAGCTCAAGTTTACTTTACTGATGCTTATTATGCTTATACACGCTGGGGAGCTATAGCTAAAGTCAAGGATTTAGAGCAACGCTATCCTCAGATGTTTGCTCTCTTATCTCGACGCTCAAATTTGATATTCAACCCCAATGATACAATTGTCAAAAATGATTCTACTTCCTCACATATTCATCAAACCCAACAAAATACTCATTATTACAGTACGACAATTTCTAATGTCTTAGATTTGTCTAGTGTCATTAAAGCTTCCCAAACCCTAGCTAGTGAAATTAAGCTGGAAAAATTACTTTCTACATTGATGGAATTGGTAATTGAAAATGCGGGAGCGAAAAAATGTGTATTAGTTTTACTCAAAAATGAAAGATTATTAATTGAAGCGATCGCTAAAATCAATCAAGTTCCCATATCAACTATTTTGGTATCAATCCCAATTGCAGAAAGTGACGAAATTCCCATCTCTTTAATTAACTATGTATCTCATACCTCTCAAACCTTAGTGATTGATGATGCGACAACTGAGGATTTGTTTATCTCAGATCCCTATATTCAACAAAAAGAACCTAAAAGTTTGTTATGTACTCCCATCATCAAGCAAGGTAAATTGATGGGCATACTATATCTAGAAAATCATTTAACCACAGGAGCATTTACTAGCGATCGCCTACAAGTTATTAACCTATTGATGGCGCAAGCTGCTATATCTCTAGAAAATGCCCAGCTTTACGGCCAACTAGCAGAATACTCTCAAAATCTAGAATTAAAAGTTGAGCAACGTACTCAGGAATTAAAAGAAAAAGCCAACCAATTAGAGTCTGCACTGCAAAAACTTTCCTCAACCCAATCGCAATTAGTTCAAGCCGAAAAAATGTCTAGTCTGGGTCAATTAGTTGCTGGTATTGCTCATGAAATTAACAACCCAGTTAGCTTTATTTACGGCAATTTGACCTATACATCCGAATACGTTAACTCCTTATTAGAGTTGATTAATTTATACCAAAAATTATATTCCCAACCCCTACCAGAAATTCAGCAAAAAATCTCAGATATGGAACTAGATTTCATTACTGAAGATTTGCCTAAAATGCTTAAATCTATGCGCTTTGGAGCGGAACGCATAGAAGAGATTGTTTCCTCTTTACGGATGTTTGCACGATTGGATGAAGCGGGAATTAAACGAGTAGATATTCACTCTGGTATTGATAGCACGTTGTTAATTTTGCAACATCGGCTCAAATTTAAACAAAATAGGCAATCCTTACCTATAGCCGTCAAACAAAACTACGGTAATATTCCACAAATTTACTGTTATGCTTCCGAGTTAAATCAAGTCTTTATCAGCATCCTCAGTAATGCCATAGACGCTTTGCAAGAAGATGTAAGTAATCAACCAGGGAGAGAGAAACAGCCGACAATTACCATTTCTACAGAGGTCAAAAATGCAGAATCAATACTAATTCGCATTGCGGATAATGGCCCTGGTATGAGCAATGCAGTACTCGGTAAAATATTTGACCCATTTTTTACAACTAAACCAGTGGGTAGCGGTACAGGTCTAGGACTATCGATCAGTTACGCGATCGTGGTAGAAAAGCATGGTGGTCAATTACTTTGCTCCTCTAGCCCAGGCATGGGTACAGAGTTCACCATCGAAATACCCATTCAGACTTTTGATACTGCAATAAGTCGAGAAACAACTAATACCAATGCAAAATTAAGAAAGTGTGAATCAGCATAG
- a CDS encoding DUF4126 domain-containing protein, with translation MIEILATLSASAAAGIRIGVPLLIIGLLHGSNFWSHIPVLSHISSPVLLGCLITYSLVELFASKKLWGQRILQVIQLLLSPLAGAIMGLAVVSATATPNWLIITIGSSLALVLQLVQVGWFYRLRGLPLWAVFLQDTLCVALVLFAFDAPWQGGVIALILLWFAVRSAKEWYEWYHNKA, from the coding sequence ATGATTGAAATCCTGGCAACACTTTCTGCTTCTGCGGCAGCCGGAATCAGAATAGGCGTACCTTTATTGATTATTGGATTGTTGCATGGAAGTAATTTTTGGTCACATATTCCAGTTTTATCTCATATTTCTTCGCCAGTTCTGTTAGGCTGTTTAATCACTTACTCATTAGTGGAATTGTTTGCCTCTAAAAAATTGTGGGGACAAAGAATTTTACAAGTTATTCAGTTATTATTATCTCCCCTTGCAGGAGCAATTATGGGTTTAGCAGTAGTTTCCGCAACAGCAACCCCAAATTGGCTAATTATTACTATAGGAAGTTCACTGGCTTTGGTCCTGCAACTAGTTCAAGTAGGTTGGTTTTATCGCTTGCGTGGTTTGCCACTGTGGGCGGTTTTTCTGCAAGATACTTTGTGTGTAGCTCTAGTGCTTTTTGCTTTTGATGCTCCTTGGCAAGGTGGAGTAATCGCTTTAATCTTGCTTTGGTTTGCTGTGCGTAGTGCTAAAGAATGGTACGAATGGTACCACAATAAGGCATAG
- the rpiA gene encoding ribose-5-phosphate isomerase RpiA, which produces MTVTADPVTLMKQEVGKAAAALVKSGSIVGLGTGSTTAYTIQYLGDRLKSGELTDIVGIPTSFQSEVLSKQYGVPLTTLDAVDHIDIAIDGADEVDPHKNLIKGGGAAHTREKVVDYLANQFIVVVDSGKLVDRLGSVFAVPVEVIPMAITPVTNAIKQLGGKPELRMGVKKAGPVITDQGNFVLDVRFDSIDDPVNLEKILNNIPGVLENGIFVNCADIVLVGEVKDGQPLVRRL; this is translated from the coding sequence ATGACCGTTACAGCAGACCCCGTGACTTTGATGAAGCAAGAAGTAGGCAAAGCCGCCGCCGCCTTGGTAAAGTCCGGCTCAATTGTAGGCTTAGGTACAGGGTCAACTACAGCTTACACAATTCAATATTTAGGCGATCGCCTCAAGTCTGGTGAACTAACCGATATTGTTGGTATTCCGACCTCATTTCAGTCAGAAGTTTTGTCCAAGCAATATGGTGTTCCTCTCACAACCTTAGACGCTGTAGATCATATTGATATCGCTATTGATGGGGCTGATGAAGTTGACCCCCACAAAAACTTGATTAAAGGTGGTGGTGCAGCCCATACCCGTGAAAAAGTGGTTGATTACTTAGCCAATCAATTCATCGTCGTAGTAGATAGTGGTAAATTAGTAGACCGCTTAGGTTCGGTTTTTGCTGTACCAGTAGAAGTCATCCCAATGGCAATCACCCCCGTCACCAATGCCATTAAGCAACTAGGTGGCAAACCAGAACTGCGTATGGGTGTAAAAAAAGCCGGGCCAGTGATCACCGACCAAGGTAACTTTGTCTTAGATGTCCGATTTGACTCTATTGACGACCCAGTTAACCTCGAAAAAATATTGAATAATATTCCTGGGGTTCTAGAGAATGGTATCTTCGTCAACTGTGCAGACATAGTTTTAGTTGGTGAAGTCAAAGACGGTCAGCCACTAGTCAGACGACTATAG
- a CDS encoding tetratricopeptide repeat protein: protein MNADYFFNQGLSDNLSREYQRTVVGGTKPTNRRIDAETYCKRGITFSRELKDYQGAIAFFNLAVEINPNYAQAYYHRANARYCLADFTAAIADYDQALQINPTFAEYYYCRGNAYLAQGDYDQAIANYISTIEFDPLLASNINEDIANAYYYRGLNNNDQGNYQEAIIDLQQALQWHPYFAAAYSIRGNIYYKLGEYRQAIADHERAVQLDPNLAEAYQNRGNAHYALGAYQKAIADYNRTLEINPHQVGAYYNRGLISFYLHEYQQAFADFNQVLNFNPNDAQAYYQRGLIYEAWQDYQSALADYNQSLQLNSELAVVYGVRANIYRHLGDYPSALADGNRLLELQPNFAAGYCDRATSRRCLGDYRGAIADYNQALQINPNIAEAYYGRAIAHEALRDFIGAIADYTQSIRISPDFAPAYCNRGNARRQLGDTKGAVTDYNQALTINPQLSEAYYNRGSLHYDQQNYRSAIADYTQALELQPESARYYSDRAHARYALQDYQGAVADYTQSIAINPGYAEDWYNRGRSHLLLGYLEEALADLNQALKFHPHWASAYLLRADILRNRGDYQAAIADFQKSADLYSQEGNTQNYQQILEIIAGLK from the coding sequence ATGAATGCTGACTATTTTTTTAATCAGGGATTATCCGATAATTTATCGAGAGAATATCAAAGAACGGTCGTTGGTGGCACTAAGCCAACCAATCGCAGGATTGATGCGGAAACTTACTGTAAACGAGGGATTACTTTTAGCCGTGAACTGAAAGATTATCAGGGGGCGATCGCCTTTTTTAATCTAGCGGTAGAAATTAATCCTAATTATGCCCAGGCTTACTATCATCGGGCGAATGCGCGTTACTGTCTAGCAGACTTTACAGCAGCGATCGCTGATTATGATCAAGCATTACAAATAAATCCTACATTCGCAGAATATTATTATTGTCGAGGTAACGCTTACTTAGCTCAAGGTGACTACGATCAAGCAATTGCCAACTATATCAGCACCATTGAGTTTGATCCTCTGTTAGCCAGTAATATTAATGAAGATATTGCGAATGCCTATTATTACCGGGGCTTGAATAACAACGACCAAGGTAATTATCAGGAAGCAATTATAGATTTACAACAAGCGTTGCAATGGCATCCTTACTTTGCCGCAGCTTACAGCATTCGCGGGAACATTTACTATAAATTGGGAGAGTACCGACAAGCGATCGCCGACCATGAACGGGCGGTACAATTAGACCCCAACCTAGCCGAAGCTTACCAAAACAGAGGTAACGCTCACTACGCCTTAGGCGCCTATCAAAAAGCGATCGCCGATTACAACCGCACACTAGAAATTAATCCTCATCAAGTAGGAGCATATTATAATCGCGGTCTGATTAGTTTTTATCTACACGAATATCAACAAGCCTTCGCAGATTTCAACCAAGTCTTAAATTTCAACCCCAACGATGCACAAGCATATTACCAACGGGGATTAATTTATGAGGCTTGGCAAGACTATCAAAGTGCATTAGCAGACTACAACCAATCATTACAGCTAAATTCTGAATTAGCTGTAGTCTATGGTGTGCGCGCCAATATCTACCGCCATCTAGGAGACTACCCCAGCGCCTTAGCAGATGGTAATCGTTTACTAGAACTACAACCCAATTTCGCCGCCGGATATTGCGATCGCGCCACATCCCGCCGTTGCTTAGGCGATTATCGGGGAGCCATTGCTGATTACAATCAGGCATTACAAATTAATCCTAATATTGCTGAAGCATATTACGGTCGAGCCATTGCCCACGAAGCCTTACGGGACTTTATTGGCGCAATAGCAGACTATACACAATCCATTCGCATATCCCCAGATTTTGCCCCCGCTTACTGCAATCGAGGCAATGCCCGCCGTCAGTTGGGAGATACCAAGGGAGCCGTAACAGACTACAATCAAGCCCTAACAATCAATCCCCAACTTAGCGAAGCCTACTATAACCGAGGTTCGCTGCACTACGATCAACAAAATTATCGCAGTGCGATCGCCGATTATACCCAAGCCTTGGAACTACAGCCAGAATCTGCAAGATATTACAGCGATCGCGCCCATGCTCGTTACGCCTTACAAGATTATCAAGGGGCAGTTGCAGATTATACCCAATCAATCGCCATCAACCCCGGTTATGCCGAAGACTGGTACAATCGAGGCCGTAGCCATTTACTCTTGGGATACCTAGAAGAAGCACTAGCTGACTTAAATCAAGCCCTGAAGTTTCATCCTCATTGGGCTTCAGCTTACCTCCTCCGAGCCGACATTCTCCGCAATCGTGGCGACTATCAAGCAGCGATCGCTGACTTCCAAAAATCGGCTGACCTTTACTCCCAAGAGGGCAACACACAAAACTATCAACAAATTCTGGAAATCATAGCTGGATTGAAGTAG
- a CDS encoding DUF6335 family protein, protein MARIMAEETNNQEINTDDLPQEITESYGTGVKDPPGYNIGIGHEYTETSPEFDLGDGNDNNYWADTIGDEAIGGTAPTPEQDITEEIESAVGLEMPDQAFLRTNEILEQRDDRRWELDPTSSEDYEDRG, encoded by the coding sequence ATGGCTAGAATTATGGCAGAAGAAACTAATAACCAAGAAATTAATACTGATGATTTGCCACAGGAAATTACCGAATCCTATGGTACTGGTGTCAAAGACCCACCAGGATACAACATTGGTATAGGGCATGAGTACACAGAGACTAGCCCAGAATTTGACCTGGGTGACGGCAATGACAATAATTATTGGGCAGATACCATAGGTGATGAGGCTATAGGCGGTACTGCTCCAACGCCTGAACAAGATATCACTGAGGAAATAGAGTCCGCCGTGGGGTTGGAAATGCCTGATCAAGCTTTTCTCCGCACCAATGAGATTTTAGAACAGCGTGATGATAGACGCTGGGAATTAGATCCCACTTCTTCTGAAGATTATGAAGATAGGGGATGA
- a CDS encoding DUF2267 domain-containing protein encodes MEYNEFITHVQSLAQSNSPDEAQRATCATLETIKERISGEEAQTLANQLPQELADCLRGREGQPDESFNLQDFIMRVSRKENLEPTKTAIHVRAVFAVLQNAIRPEEFAKLHSHFSHDYEEMFGTSPTGEVPA; translated from the coding sequence GTGGAATACAACGAATTTATTACTCATGTACAAAGCCTTGCTCAATCCAATTCTCCTGACGAGGCTCAAAGAGCTACCTGTGCCACTTTGGAAACTATTAAGGAACGCATTTCTGGTGAAGAAGCTCAAACCTTAGCTAATCAACTACCACAAGAATTGGCAGACTGTTTACGGGGAAGAGAAGGGCAACCAGATGAAAGTTTTAATTTGCAAGACTTCATCATGCGCGTGAGTCGAAAAGAGAACCTAGAACCCACAAAAACAGCAATTCATGTCCGCGCTGTTTTTGCCGTTTTGCAAAATGCTATTAGACCAGAAGAATTTGCCAAACTACATTCTCATTTCTCGCATGATTATGAAGAAATGTTCGGCACGTCACCCACTGGCGAAGTGCCAGCATAA
- a CDS encoding DJ-1/PfpI/YhbO family deglycase/protease, producing MTNHNNSGKKKVAILIEQAVEDAEFIIPCNGLKQAGFEVVVLGSRTNEKYKGKRGRLSTQADGTTTEAIASEFDAVVIPGGMAPDKMRRNPNTVRFVQEAMQQGKLVAAVCHGPQVLIESDLLRGKQATGFIAISRDMINAGADYVDEALVVDGNLITSREPGDLAIFTTAILSRLGYGGKDAALPDEKDRNAEWWKLADAWGGSTKGDIVRGLNTALGGERYSLEALEKYTEKESDTQAKALFQEMITNKQRHIEYLETYLTRLGEKPSLGANIANQYAKVKTALTGSDDIHQIRSALGDLQTGIGDIGNLCAMYTDPIATAIFKEIYKDLVKYEQRLVSLYRTRTNATAQPPKPTTGAAVSM from the coding sequence ATGACCAACCATAATAATTCTGGGAAGAAGAAAGTAGCTATTCTGATTGAACAAGCCGTAGAAGATGCAGAATTCATTATTCCTTGCAACGGTCTAAAACAAGCAGGATTTGAGGTAGTCGTCCTCGGTTCGCGGACGAACGAAAAATATAAGGGAAAACGAGGCAGACTTTCTACCCAAGCTGATGGTACTACGACAGAAGCGATCGCCTCTGAATTTGATGCGGTAGTAATTCCTGGTGGGATGGCTCCCGATAAAATGCGCCGCAACCCCAATACAGTCCGCTTCGTACAAGAGGCGATGCAGCAAGGAAAATTGGTAGCTGCGGTTTGTCATGGGCCACAAGTCTTAATTGAAAGCGACTTACTCCGAGGTAAACAAGCCACAGGTTTTATTGCTATCAGCCGAGACATGATTAATGCTGGTGCTGATTATGTAGATGAGGCGCTAGTTGTTGATGGTAACTTGATTACATCCCGTGAACCTGGAGATTTGGCGATTTTCACCACAGCTATTTTGAGTCGTCTAGGTTATGGCGGTAAAGATGCAGCCCTACCAGATGAAAAAGATAGAAACGCAGAGTGGTGGAAACTGGCTGATGCTTGGGGCGGTTCGACTAAAGGTGATATTGTCAGAGGTTTGAATACTGCTTTAGGTGGAGAACGTTATTCCCTAGAGGCATTGGAGAAGTATACAGAAAAGGAATCGGACACACAAGCAAAAGCGCTGTTCCAAGAAATGATCACTAATAAACAGCGTCATATTGAATATCTAGAAACTTATCTGACTAGATTGGGTGAGAAACCCTCCCTGGGCGCAAATATCGCCAATCAATACGCCAAAGTGAAAACCGCTTTAACTGGTAGCGATGACATACATCAAATACGCAGTGCTTTAGGTGATTTACAAACAGGCATTGGTGATATTGGTAATCTTTGTGCAATGTACACTGACCCCATAGCAACCGCTATTTTCAAAGAGATTTACAAAGATTTGGTCAAATACGAACAGCGATTAGTTTCACTATACCGGACGCGTACAAACGCTACAGCCCAACCACCTAAGCCAACAACAGGGGCAGCTGTATCGATGTAA